The segment GCGGCGGGCCGAGTCCGACTTCTCCTCACGCTCCAGCCGGGCCTGCTTCTGGTCCAGCCACGACGAGTAGTTGCCCTCCCACGGGATGCCGAAGCCCCGGTCCAGCTCCAGGATCCACCCCGCCACGTTGTCGAGGAAGTAGCGGTCGTGGGTGACGGCCACCACCGTGCCCGAGTAGTCCTTCAAGAACCGCTCCAGCCACGCCACCGACTCGGCGTCGAGGTGGTTGGTCGGCTCGTCCAGCAGGAGCAGGTCGGGGTGCGACAGCAGGAGCCGGCACAGGGCGACCCGGCGCCGCTCACCGCCCGACAGCGTGGTCACGTCGGCGTCGCCCGGGGGCAGCCGGAGGGCGTCCATGGCGATCTCCAGCGTGCGGTCGAGGTCCCAGGCGCCGGCCGCGTCGATGCCGTCCTGGAGCCTGGCCTGCTCCTCCAGCAGGGCGTCGAAGTCGGCGTCGGGCTCGGCCATGGCGGCGCACACCTCGTCGTAGCGGGTGAGCAGGGCCCGGGTCGCCGCCACGCCGTCGGAGACGTTGCCGAGCACGTCCTTGGAGGCGTCGAGCACCGGTTCCTGGGCCAGGTACCCGACGGTGAAACCGGGCGTGAGCCGGGCCTCGCCCGTGTACCCGTCGTCCTCGCCGGCCATGATCCGCAGCAGCGACGACTTCCCCGAGCCGTTGGCGCCGATCACGCCGATCTTGGCTCCCGGGAACATCGAGATGCTGATCCCCTTCAGCACCTCCCGGTCGGGCGGGTAGAAGCGGGTGAGCTTGTACATGGTGTAGATGAACTGGGCGGGCACGGCTCCGACCGTAGCGGGCGCCCCGCCGCCCGACCGCGACCGGCGGGACCGCTTCACGATCTGCGGCGGCCGCCACCGCGGTCGGCGGTCGGGACGAACGGAGGCGGCCGGTAGGATCGGGAGGGACATGCCTGACGACCAACGCTCGACCAGCTCGTTCGGCCCCAACGACTGGCTGGTCGACGAGATGTACGAGCGCTACCGGGACGACCCCGAGTCGGTGAGCGAGAGCTGGCGCGAGTTCTTCGCCGACTACCGCACCGACCTGCGCTCCAACGGCGGCGCCGTGGCGCCGCCCACGTCAGGCGCCGGCGCCGAGACGGTCTCCGCGGCTGGCGCACCGGCGCCCGCTCCCGCGGCGAAGGCCGGCGATCCGGCACCCGCTCCCGCCGTCGCCCGTGCACCGGCGCCCGAGCCCCGCCCCGGCACGCCGTTGCGCGGCGCGGCGGCCCGTATCGCCGCCAACATGGAGGCCAGCCTGGCCGTCCCCACGGCCACCAGCGCCCGGGTGATCCCGGCCCGGCTGCTCGAGGTCAACCGCCGCATCCTCAACAACCACCTGAGCCGGACCCGCGGCGGCAAGGTCTCCTTCACCCACCTCATCGGCTGGGCCGTGGTGCAGGCGGTCAAGTCCGTGCCTGTCATGAACTCGGCGTTCGTCAAGGACGCCGACGGCAGGCCGGGCGTCGTGCGCCACCAGCACCTCGGCCTCGGCCTGGCCGTGGACGTGGACAAGGGCGGCGGCGCCCGCACGCTCGTCGTCCCCTGCATCCGCGACGCCGACACCCTGGACTTCCGGGGCTTCTGGGCGGCCTACGAGGAGCTGATCCGCAAGGTCCGCACCAACAAGCTGACCGCCGACGACTTCGCCGGCGTCACCGTCACCCTCACCAACCCGGGCACGATCGGCACCGTCCACTCGGTGCCGCGGCTGATGCCGGGCCAGGGCGCCATCATCGGCGTGGGGGCGATCGACCACCCGGCCGAGTACCAGGCCGCCGACCCCCGCATGCTGGCCCAGCTGGGCGTCAGCAAGGTCGTCACCCTCACGTCCACGTACGACCACCGGGTCATCCAGGGCGCCGAGTCGGGCATGCTGCTCCAGCGCACGCACGAGCTGCTGCTCGGCCACGACAACTTCTACGACGACGTCTTCCGGGCCATGAACGTGCCGTACGAGCCGGTGCGCTGGCGGCGGGACGTCAACCCGGTGGACCAGGAGCGCGCCCACCTCACCAAGCAGCTGAGCGTCCAGGCGATCGTCAACATGTACCGGGTGCGGGGCCACCTCATCGCCGACCTCGACCCGCTCAACGCCAAGGAGCCCCGCACCCACCCCGAGCTCGACCCCGCCACCTACGGGCTCACCATCTGGGACCTCGACCGCGAGTTCCTCACCGAGGGGCTGGCGGGCCGGGACGTCCTGCGCCTGTCCGAGATCCTCGGCATCCTGCGCGACGCCTACTGCCGCACCGTCGGCGTCGAGTACATGCACATCCAAGAGCCCGACCAGAAGCGGTGGATCCAGGAGCACGTCGAGGGCGTCGACCTCAACCTCACGCCCGACGAGCAGCGCCACATCCTCATGCGGCTCAACGCCGCCGAGGCCTTCGAGCGCTTCCTGCACACCCGCTACGTGGGCCAGAAGCGGTTCGGCCTGGAGGGCGGCGAGTCCGCCATCGTCCTGCTCGACACCGTGCTCGACGAGGCGGCCCGGGCCGGGCTGGCCGAGGCGGTGCTCGGCATGGCCCACCGCGGCCGGCTGAACGTCCTCACCAACATCGTGGGCAAGTCCTACGGCGAGCTGTTCCGGGAGTTCGAGGGCGACATCGACCCCGAGACGGTGCAGGGCTCGGGCGACGTCAAGTACCACAAGGGCTCCAGCGGCAAGTTCGTGGGCCCATCGGGCCACGAGATCCCGGTGATGCTGGCGTCCAACCCGTCGCACCTCGAGGCGGTCGACCCCGTGGTCGAGGGCATGACGCGGGCCAAGCAGGACCTGCTGGA is part of the Acidimicrobiales bacterium genome and harbors:
- a CDS encoding multifunctional oxoglutarate decarboxylase/oxoglutarate dehydrogenase thiamine pyrophosphate-binding subunit/dihydrolipoyllysine-residue succinyltransferase subunit — its product is MPDDQRSTSSFGPNDWLVDEMYERYRDDPESVSESWREFFADYRTDLRSNGGAVAPPTSGAGAETVSAAGAPAPAPAAKAGDPAPAPAVARAPAPEPRPGTPLRGAAARIAANMEASLAVPTATSARVIPARLLEVNRRILNNHLSRTRGGKVSFTHLIGWAVVQAVKSVPVMNSAFVKDADGRPGVVRHQHLGLGLAVDVDKGGGARTLVVPCIRDADTLDFRGFWAAYEELIRKVRTNKLTADDFAGVTVTLTNPGTIGTVHSVPRLMPGQGAIIGVGAIDHPAEYQAADPRMLAQLGVSKVVTLTSTYDHRVIQGAESGMLLQRTHELLLGHDNFYDDVFRAMNVPYEPVRWRRDVNPVDQERAHLTKQLSVQAIVNMYRVRGHLIADLDPLNAKEPRTHPELDPATYGLTIWDLDREFLTEGLAGRDVLRLSEILGILRDAYCRTVGVEYMHIQEPDQKRWIQEHVEGVDLNLTPDEQRHILMRLNAAEAFERFLHTRYVGQKRFGLEGGESAIVLLDTVLDEAARAGLAEAVLGMAHRGRLNVLTNIVGKSYGELFREFEGDIDPETVQGSGDVKYHKGSSGKFVGPSGHEIPVMLASNPSHLEAVDPVVEGMTRAKQDLLDRGSEYPVLSVLVHGDAAFAGQGVVAETLNLSALRGYRTGGTIHLVINNQLGFTTSPESARSSVYATDVAKMVQAPIFHVNGDDPEACLRVARLAFEFRQAFQKDVVIDMVCYRRYGHNEGDEPSYTQPQMYEAIQSRRSVRKLYTETLVKRGDITLDQAEKALDDFSARLQVALDETRQSAPPRPTALVNPPPVVVRPSPETGVGQDVLDRIAAALHSAPEGFTVHPKLARQLEQRARLYADGEVDWALGEAMAFGSLLLEGTDVRLSGQDTRRGTFSHRHAVLVDYATGAEHVPLAALAPSGRQGRFMVYDSLLSEYAALGFEYGYSVVHKDALVAWEAQFGDFVNGAQIVVDQFIVAAEDKWGQTSGLVLLLPHGYEGQGPEHSSARVERFLTLCAEDNIQVVNATTAAQYFHVLRRQVRRERRKPLVIFTPKSLLRARQARSPVSELHQGRFREVLGDPGAPAADAVERVILATGKVAYDAMAARDQRKLPAAVVRVEQLYPWPDEQIADAVSRYPDAGEVVWLQEEPENMGAWGYVRGRLLPLLRDGDELRAVTRIETGSPASGSLALHQMEQEDLVQRAFQGL